The Euphorbia lathyris chromosome 2, ddEupLath1.1, whole genome shotgun sequence genome includes a window with the following:
- the LOC136218821 gene encoding transcription initiation factor TFIID subunit 9-like translates to MAEGDQNLPRDAKIVKSLLKSMGVEDYEPRVMHQFLELWYRYVADVLTDAQVYSEHAGKSTVDCDDVKLAIQSKVNFSFSQPPPREVLLELARSRNKIPLPKTIGGPGIPLPQEQDTLISPNYQLAIPKKQAAHAVEETEEEDEEMADPNSSSQEPKPEIPLTTTTPTPTPQRVSFPLAKRPK, encoded by the exons ATGGCTGAAGGAGATCAGAACTTGCCAAGAGATGCAAAGATTGTCAAATCACTTCTTAAATCAATGGGTGTGGAGGATTATGAACCTCGCGTTATGCACCAGTTTCTAGAGCTATGGTATCGTTATGTTGCTGATGTTCTAACAGATGCACAGGTTTACTCAGAACACGCTGGCAAATCTACAGTTGATTGTGATGATGTCAAGCTGGCTATTCAGTCAAAAGTGAATTTCAGCTTCTCACAACCACCACCAAGAGAA GTTTTACTAGAGCTGGCTAGAAGCAGGAATAAAATCCCATTGCCGAAGACAATAGGTGGCCCTGGAATCCCACTCCCACAAGAGCAGGACACACTGATTAGCCCAAACTACCAACTAGCAATACCAAAGAAGCAGGCAGCCCATGCTGTTGAAGAAACAGAAGAAgaggatgaagaaatggctgATCCAAACTCCTCATCTCAAGAACCAAAGCCAGAAATCCCACTCACTACTACTACTCCTACTCCTACTCCTCAAAGGGTATCCTTTCCTCTTGCAAAACGTCCTAAGTAA